In a single window of the Hydrogenobaculum sp. 3684 genome:
- a CDS encoding V4R domain-containing protein, with translation MEFRDNLRILAEAIERESVLIHRSALIDGYKELFKLNKLGIGTFIKKAAELGGKKGAITLKERYEVTTDKLSEALDLLTIIAESSRLITFMETSVENMEIYVEGSILVEAIPQSKKPVCEPMAGFFSGFLTELLQTKYNVVEVSCQAQGHEKCTFKIKKEAK, from the coding sequence ATGGAATTTAGAGATAATCTAAGGATATTAGCGGAAGCTATAGAAAGGGAGTCCGTTTTAATACATAGATCAGCTCTTATAGATGGTTATAAAGAGCTTTTCAAGTTAAACAAGCTAGGCATAGGTACCTTTATTAAAAAGGCAGCAGAGCTTGGAGGGAAGAAGGGTGCAATAACTTTGAAAGAACGGTATGAAGTAACCACAGATAAGCTTTCAGAGGCTTTAGACTTACTCACTATAATAGCTGAATCATCAAGACTAATAACGTTTATGGAAACATCGGTGGAAAACATGGAAATATATGTAGAGGGCTCTATACTTGTAGAAGCTATACCACAAAGCAAAAAACCTGTTTGTGAGCCAATGGCTGGATTTTTCAGCGGTTTTTTAACAGAATTATTACAGACAAAATATAACGTTGTAGAGGTATCCTGTCAAGCTCAAGGACATGAAAAATGCACTTTCAAAATAAAAAAGGAGGCTAAATAA
- the lysA gene encoding diaminopimelate decarboxylase: MLKDYNKYLDYKEDKLFLENVDLEELAKEFGTPLYVYSASYIKDKAKAYKEAFEDTDFHYALKANGNLSIVKLLKDEGFGADIVSGGELRKAIKAGIEPSKIVYAGVGKTIQELKAAVEAEIKMFNVESSMELDILNDIAKNLGKKANVAIRVNPDVDPKTHPYISTGMKKSKFGVDIKTAYKEYQYAKSLKHLNVIGIHCHIGSQLLDVSPYIEASEKVRELYDKLVKDGFDIKYIDMGGGLGIKYKPEEQEPHPKDLKEALYPAFKDIKARLCLEPGRSMVGNAGILITEVQFLKDKGHKHFVIVDAGMNDLIRPSIYGAYHHIVPTHNKYKEDFIKTDIVGPICETGDFLAQDREIHKVDRGDYLAVLSAGAYGFSMSSHYNIRPRAAEVLVENGKYRLIRSRETYDYIDYDEAIL, from the coding sequence ATGCTAAAAGATTACAACAAGTATTTAGATTACAAAGAAGATAAGTTATTTTTAGAAAATGTGGATTTAGAGGAGCTTGCTAAAGAATTTGGGACACCTCTTTACGTGTATTCGGCTTCTTACATAAAAGACAAAGCTAAAGCCTATAAAGAAGCGTTCGAAGATACGGATTTTCATTACGCTTTGAAGGCAAATGGAAATTTAAGCATTGTAAAGCTTTTAAAGGATGAGGGTTTTGGAGCTGACATAGTTTCTGGCGGCGAGCTTAGAAAAGCTATAAAAGCCGGGATAGAGCCTTCTAAGATAGTTTATGCTGGTGTTGGTAAAACTATACAAGAGTTAAAAGCTGCCGTTGAAGCAGAGATTAAAATGTTTAACGTAGAATCTTCAATGGAACTCGATATATTAAACGATATAGCAAAAAATCTTGGGAAAAAAGCCAACGTAGCAATAAGAGTAAATCCTGACGTAGACCCTAAAACCCATCCTTATATATCCACTGGTATGAAAAAAAGCAAATTTGGAGTTGATATAAAAACTGCTTACAAAGAGTATCAGTATGCTAAAAGCCTAAAACACCTTAATGTAATAGGTATACACTGTCACATAGGTTCCCAGCTTTTGGATGTATCACCCTATATAGAAGCTTCTGAGAAAGTAAGAGAGCTTTACGACAAGCTTGTAAAAGATGGGTTTGATATTAAGTATATAGATATGGGAGGAGGCTTAGGTATAAAGTATAAACCCGAAGAGCAGGAACCACATCCTAAAGATTTAAAAGAAGCTTTGTATCCGGCTTTTAAAGATATAAAAGCAAGGCTTTGTTTAGAACCTGGCAGATCGATGGTAGGCAACGCTGGTATCTTGATAACAGAAGTGCAATTTTTAAAAGATAAAGGTCATAAACATTTTGTAATAGTAGATGCTGGCATGAATGACCTTATAAGACCCTCCATATACGGAGCTTATCACCACATAGTTCCTACCCACAACAAATATAAAGAAGATTTTATTAAAACCGATATAGTAGGACCAATATGTGAAACTGGAGACTTTTTAGCTCAAGACAGAGAAATACATAAAGTAGACAGAGGAGATTATCTTGCAGTATTAAGCGCCGGTGCTTATGGATTTTCTATGTCAAGCCATTACAACATAAGGCCAAGAGCTGCAGAAGTGCTTGTAGAAAATGGAAAATATAGGCTTATAAGAAGCAGGGAAACTTACGATTACATAGATTACGACGAAGCTATTTTATGA
- a CDS encoding cytochrome b/b6 domain-containing protein produces MHRDWSNTYKFLHWTFAPLIALQLLLSLFMSSKKQGLPYLLFNIHITIGPILAGVIIALWIYILTNASIRSHFFPYNRWDEVVNDFKNLTKFKLAETGPRPGLPGFAHGLGLIDVSIVLVAGVIMHFLFPFSLKDPSLKPIIHFFMEIHDFFGNSMWVYMVGHMFMALLHRIVSK; encoded by the coding sequence ATGCATAGGGATTGGTCAAATACTTATAAATTTTTACATTGGACTTTTGCCCCTTTGATAGCATTGCAGCTGTTGCTATCGCTTTTCATGAGCTCTAAGAAACAAGGGCTTCCATATTTGCTATTTAACATTCATATAACAATAGGTCCTATTCTAGCTGGTGTTATAATAGCTCTATGGATATATATATTAACAAATGCTTCTATAAGATCTCACTTTTTCCCTTACAATAGATGGGATGAAGTAGTCAATGATTTTAAAAACCTTACAAAGTTTAAACTAGCAGAGACTGGACCAAGGCCTGGGCTTCCTGGTTTTGCTCATGGGCTTGGTTTAATAGACGTTAGCATAGTGCTTGTAGCAGGTGTTATAATGCACTTTCTGTTTCCATTTTCTTTGAAAGATCCATCTTTAAAACCAATCATTCATTTTTTTATGGAAATTCATGATTTTTTTGGAAATTCAATGTGGGTTTATATGGTAGGTCATATGTTTATGGCTTTGTTGCATAGAATAGTTTCTAAATAA
- a CDS encoding FAD-linked oxidase C-terminal domain-containing protein, with protein MEKKLKKLKNALGDKINDSIVERKLYSYDATAIPIEHITPIAVAFPTSSEDIETIVKICYEEDIPIVPRGAGSGLTGGATPVVEGSIVISLEKMNKFYVDVDNTTAYVEPGVVTSELQDYVESLGLFYPPDPSSFKYSTIGGNIAENAGGPRCLKYGVTREYVLGLEMYIKEGKLLKTGNPIIKDVAGYDLTRLVVGSEGTLGIVSKAILKLIPKPPYKSTIMGIFNNIENIGKSVTKILTSGILPCALEFMDKNSIQAVQKFYPAGIPEDAEGVLLIELDGQKESVEKEKMEVSNILKSLGADVIPAQNPQHEQKLWSARKNIGPALANIKSGKINEDIVFPRIYLSEALQKINEIAKKYNLTIVNFGHIGDGNLHVNILYDKLNKEELERAEKAVDEVFELALHYQGSITGEHGVGLTKKKFLEWQLKDVGIELLKAIKQSFDPKNLFNPGKVI; from the coding sequence ATGGAAAAAAAATTAAAAAAACTTAAAAACGCTTTGGGCGATAAAATTAACGATTCTATAGTAGAAAGAAAACTCTACTCTTACGATGCCACTGCCATTCCAATAGAACATATTACTCCTATAGCTGTAGCTTTTCCCACATCTTCAGAAGATATAGAAACAATAGTAAAAATCTGTTATGAAGAAGATATACCCATTGTACCAAGAGGTGCCGGATCAGGTTTGACAGGTGGCGCTACACCTGTTGTAGAGGGGTCTATCGTGATATCCCTTGAAAAAATGAATAAATTTTATGTAGATGTAGACAACACCACAGCTTACGTGGAGCCAGGGGTTGTTACATCGGAGTTGCAAGACTACGTGGAGTCTCTAGGATTATTTTATCCGCCAGATCCCTCTAGCTTTAAATATTCTACTATAGGTGGCAACATAGCAGAAAATGCCGGTGGTCCAAGGTGTTTGAAGTATGGGGTTACAAGGGAATATGTGTTAGGGCTAGAAATGTACATAAAAGAAGGAAAGCTGTTAAAAACTGGAAATCCCATTATAAAAGATGTAGCAGGATATGATCTAACTAGACTTGTAGTTGGTTCGGAAGGAACACTTGGTATAGTATCAAAAGCTATATTAAAATTGATACCAAAACCACCTTACAAATCAACCATAATGGGCATATTCAACAACATAGAAAATATAGGTAAATCTGTAACTAAAATACTGACGTCTGGTATATTGCCTTGTGCATTGGAATTTATGGATAAAAATTCTATACAAGCTGTACAAAAATTCTATCCAGCAGGTATTCCAGAAGATGCCGAAGGAGTCTTGCTGATAGAGCTTGACGGACAAAAAGAAAGTGTAGAAAAAGAAAAAATGGAGGTATCCAACATACTAAAGTCTTTAGGAGCTGATGTTATACCAGCCCAAAACCCTCAACACGAACAAAAACTTTGGAGTGCAAGAAAAAATATAGGTCCAGCCCTTGCTAACATCAAATCCGGTAAGATAAACGAAGATATAGTTTTCCCACGGATATATCTATCTGAAGCACTGCAAAAAATAAACGAAATAGCAAAAAAATATAACCTTACTATAGTAAACTTTGGGCATATAGGAGACGGCAACCTCCACGTAAACATACTTTACGATAAATTAAACAAAGAAGAATTAGAAAGAGCAGAAAAGGCAGTAGATGAAGTATTTGAGTTAGCTCTTCATTATCAAGGTTCTATCACTGGCGAACATGGTGTTGGTCTTACTAAAAAGAAATTTTTAGAATGGCAGTTAAAAGATGTTGGTATTGAGCTTTTAAAAGCCATAAAACAAAGTTTTGATCCAAAAAATTTATTTAATCCAGGCAAAGTTATTTAG
- the acpS gene encoding holo-ACP synthase, whose protein sequence is MLGIDIVKNIRIAKALERFGYHFLNRVYTEYEINLCKMNIECLAGRFAAKEASIKAFSFLSVRRFSFKDFEIVKSKNGIPELRIKDTHTNDFLKAQKLKPFISISHEKEFSVAVCYITREERIC, encoded by the coding sequence GCTAAAGCCCTAGAAAGGTTTGGTTATCATTTTTTAAATAGGGTATATACAGAGTACGAAATAAATTTATGCAAAATGAATATTGAATGTCTAGCTGGTAGATTTGCTGCTAAAGAAGCTTCTATAAAAGCTTTCTCATTTTTATCCGTTAGACGTTTTAGCTTTAAAGATTTTGAAATAGTAAAGTCTAAAAACGGGATACCGGAGTTAAGGATTAAAGATACTCATACAAATGATTTCCTAAAGGCTCAAAAATTAAAACCTTTTATATCCATATCTCATGAGAAGGAGTTTTCTGTGGCCGTTTGTTATATCACAAGAGAGGAGAGAATATGCTAA
- a CDS encoding type II secretion system F family protein, protein MPKFQYVAYTKDGKVEKGVIEAQNQDVIAQILSSKELIPVSIELAKERTLSFSFGKKVKEKELSLVLRQLGFLIQVGISVPQAFEMAAKQIHNKYFQKTLLEVAKDVSEGLTVGQAMQKRKNVFPPLLISLVITGEETGQLDRSLILASEYYEKLAKIKGKIKSASFYPSFVLIIATIITTAIIYFLVPIFASIYKGFGASLPLPTLMLLKASNFLHENILKFVILLFISGFVFKRLYQNNMKFKKRIEKTLLKLPVLGNVFHKIMMNSFATSLSSLFSSGVSLDRSMELISQTSTMQIVKEGIEKASKSVKEGKPLWLSLKETGLFDDLFISMVKIGEDTGRLDDLLQSIVRFYEDEVDKAIDAMISLIEPTMIVIIGGIIGVILIALYMPIFKIGSLIKS, encoded by the coding sequence ATGCCTAAATTTCAATATGTAGCTTATACAAAAGATGGTAAAGTAGAAAAAGGCGTTATAGAAGCTCAAAATCAAGATGTGATAGCTCAAATATTATCTTCCAAAGAACTTATTCCTGTATCTATAGAGCTTGCCAAAGAGAGAACTCTTTCTTTTTCCTTTGGTAAGAAAGTGAAAGAAAAAGAATTATCTTTAGTATTGCGACAGCTTGGGTTTTTAATTCAAGTAGGTATAAGTGTACCACAAGCTTTTGAAATGGCAGCAAAACAAATACATAACAAATATTTTCAAAAAACGCTTTTAGAAGTTGCTAAAGATGTTAGTGAAGGGCTTACTGTAGGTCAAGCGATGCAAAAAAGAAAAAATGTTTTTCCACCGCTTCTTATAAGTCTAGTAATAACAGGAGAAGAAACCGGACAGCTAGATAGATCACTAATTTTGGCTTCAGAATATTATGAAAAATTAGCTAAAATAAAAGGTAAAATAAAAAGCGCTTCTTTTTATCCTTCTTTTGTACTTATAATAGCCACCATTATAACAACAGCCATTATTTACTTTTTGGTACCAATATTTGCTAGCATATACAAAGGTTTCGGCGCATCGCTACCTCTCCCTACGTTAATGCTTTTAAAAGCTTCTAATTTTTTACATGAAAATATATTAAAATTTGTAATTCTTCTTTTTATTTCAGGTTTTGTTTTTAAGCGCCTTTATCAAAATAATATGAAGTTTAAAAAACGAATAGAAAAAACACTGTTAAAACTACCTGTTTTAGGCAATGTTTTCCATAAAATAATGATGAACTCCTTTGCTACATCGTTATCGTCTTTGTTTTCTAGCGGTGTGTCTTTGGATAGATCTATGGAATTAATATCTCAAACTAGCACAATGCAAATAGTAAAAGAGGGGATAGAAAAAGCCTCTAAATCTGTAAAAGAAGGAAAACCGCTATGGCTATCTCTAAAAGAGACAGGGCTATTTGACGATCTTTTTATATCTATGGTTAAAATAGGCGAAGACACCGGACGCCTTGATGATTTGTTACAAAGTATCGTAAGGTTTTACGAAGACGAAGTAGATAAAGCAATAGATGCTATGATATCTTTGATAGAGCCTACTATGATTGTAATAATAGGAGGTATAATAGGTGTTATATTAATAGCTCTATATATGCCAATATTTAAAATAGGCTCGTTGATAAAATCTTAA
- the ahcY gene encoding adenosylhomocysteinase, which produces MNYDIKDINLAKQGKDRIEWAGIDMPVLKSIREEFSKTKPFQGITIGACLHVTTETANLMITLKEGGANVYLCASNPLSTQDDVAASLVKDYDIPVFAIKGEDNNTFYKHLRSILDKNPNILIDDGADLISTAHKEYEELTKKIFGAMEETTTGVIRLKAMAKDKALKFPVIAVNDALTKHMFDNRYGTGQSTLDGILRATNRLIAGSTFVVAGYGWCGKGVAMRARGMGANVIVTEVDPLKALEARMDGFLVMPMEKAAPLGDIFVTVTGNTKVIRQEHFEVIKDGAIVSNSGHFDVEIDVRYLESVALEINERRPMVKEYIINTKSGKKRIYVLAEGRLVNLAAAEGHPASVMDMSFANQALSAEFILNNHSKLGKDVYKVPDDIDQKVAKLKLDSMGIEIDILTPEQIAYMSSWEHGT; this is translated from the coding sequence ATGAACTACGATATAAAAGATATTAATTTGGCTAAACAAGGAAAGGATAGAATTGAATGGGCTGGCATTGATATGCCCGTATTAAAATCTATAAGAGAAGAGTTTTCTAAGACAAAACCTTTTCAGGGTATAACCATAGGAGCCTGTCTTCATGTAACTACAGAAACAGCAAATCTTATGATAACATTAAAAGAAGGAGGAGCAAACGTATATCTTTGTGCTTCAAACCCGCTTTCAACTCAAGATGATGTAGCTGCTTCATTGGTAAAAGATTATGACATACCTGTATTTGCAATAAAGGGTGAGGATAACAATACATTTTATAAACATTTAAGAAGCATCCTAGATAAAAATCCAAATATACTAATAGACGATGGAGCTGATTTGATTTCTACTGCTCACAAAGAATACGAAGAGCTAACCAAAAAGATTTTTGGAGCAATGGAAGAAACAACTACAGGTGTTATAAGACTAAAAGCTATGGCAAAAGATAAGGCTCTTAAATTTCCAGTTATAGCAGTAAATGATGCTCTTACAAAGCATATGTTTGACAACAGATACGGCACTGGCCAATCAACTCTGGATGGTATATTAAGAGCCACCAACAGGCTTATAGCAGGTTCTACGTTTGTAGTTGCTGGTTATGGTTGGTGTGGTAAGGGAGTAGCTATGAGAGCAAGAGGCATGGGTGCTAATGTTATAGTTACAGAAGTAGACCCTTTAAAAGCGTTAGAAGCTAGGATGGATGGTTTTTTGGTTATGCCAATGGAAAAAGCAGCTCCATTGGGAGATATATTTGTAACCGTAACAGGAAATACAAAAGTGATAAGGCAAGAGCATTTTGAAGTGATAAAAGACGGAGCTATCGTATCAAACTCAGGACATTTTGACGTAGAGATAGATGTCAGATATTTAGAAAGTGTTGCATTGGAAATAAACGAAAGAAGGCCTATGGTTAAAGAATATATTATCAACACTAAAAGCGGTAAAAAACGTATATACGTGTTGGCAGAAGGAAGACTTGTAAACTTAGCAGCAGCCGAAGGTCATCCAGCTTCTGTTATGGATATGTCTTTTGCCAATCAAGCACTATCAGCAGAATTTATTTTAAATAACCATAGCAAATTAGGAAAAGATGTGTATAAAGTGCCAGATGACATAGACCAAAAAGTAGCTAAACTAAAGCTTGATTCCATGGGCATAGAGATTGATATACTTACACCAGAACAGATAGCTTATATGTCCTCCTGGGAACATGGTACATAA
- a CDS encoding type II and III secretion system protein: MKNKLKNRFKHKLLATLSFFAFNLMIMNNSYAVTIRNMKFENANLSDVIKTIATIDNKSIIFGPKFKDEKVNISITKPISADQLFHDIIREYCLTYTTTNGIVVINSGKCEASTSPSGLPPLSSLLKSGSLATTPSSLQSVNREELVNTETMILRGISAEEAYSLIKPIKGILKVYRADELGVIIVSGSPKAIKQVNEKLKPYFAQPPRPGEAMISVPLYVYNISPVNFEKLITHYLSKDAVIIHEEGNKIILEDYPQNIEDILDYFPQYVSLKPKYITEVLFIKKDLEKAYNLAKSCKLKKVAKSEEFKAIILTGNPSNVISCEKVLSAYVSSAPRQNVMKSQTFYIKYITLDKFEKLIKPYLSDKAIVTPINKMDAVTVVDYIQNLEDIKKHLKEYISTKPLYIQIDVKAVEISKDYQKQLGLGIGGSYAGRGITILNTSNFNPTSPLANAFSFIGSGGSPEVTATPINAPNGLISGIYSEGKFHVLGFEIQALESINKAKSVFKSTLLAMNDQPTSLTQGIEYPFTTISTPGQAVPTVTLQNVLNSIKVTPQVLPNGKILLNINIQNMSLGPLAANGQPTINQNSNSLSIVLSDGATLAIGGVGLKNESNGLQGIPGLDKVPIVGNIGMTKNESKNNTNLFIFITAKRVEK, encoded by the coding sequence ATGAAAAATAAATTGAAGAACAGATTTAAACATAAACTTTTGGCTACACTATCGTTTTTTGCTTTTAACCTAATGATTATGAACAATTCTTACGCTGTAACTATAAGAAATATGAAATTTGAGAATGCTAATCTATCTGATGTAATTAAAACAATAGCAACTATAGATAATAAAAGCATTATATTTGGTCCAAAATTTAAGGATGAAAAAGTGAATATAAGTATTACAAAACCTATATCAGCAGATCAACTATTTCATGACATTATAAGAGAATATTGCTTAACTTATACTACAACAAATGGTATAGTAGTTATAAACTCTGGAAAATGTGAAGCGAGCACATCACCTAGTGGTTTGCCACCTTTGTCTTCCCTTTTAAAAAGTGGAAGCTTGGCTACTACACCAAGTTCTTTGCAAAGTGTTAATAGAGAGGAATTAGTAAACACTGAAACGATGATATTAAGAGGTATATCTGCTGAAGAAGCGTATTCACTAATTAAACCTATTAAAGGTATACTTAAGGTTTATAGAGCTGATGAACTTGGTGTAATAATAGTTAGTGGTTCTCCAAAGGCTATAAAGCAAGTAAATGAAAAGCTAAAACCATATTTTGCACAACCACCAAGACCTGGAGAAGCAATGATAAGTGTTCCGCTTTATGTTTACAACATAAGCCCTGTTAACTTTGAAAAACTTATAACTCATTATCTTTCAAAAGACGCCGTTATAATACATGAAGAAGGTAACAAAATCATTTTAGAAGATTATCCACAAAACATTGAAGATATATTAGATTATTTTCCTCAATATGTGTCTCTTAAACCAAAATATATTACAGAGGTTTTATTTATAAAAAAAGACTTGGAAAAAGCGTATAATTTAGCAAAATCCTGTAAACTTAAAAAAGTAGCTAAAAGCGAAGAGTTTAAAGCCATAATACTAACTGGTAATCCAAGTAACGTTATATCTTGTGAAAAAGTGCTTTCAGCCTATGTCTCAAGCGCTCCAAGACAAAACGTAATGAAATCCCAAACATTTTATATAAAATATATCACGCTTGATAAGTTTGAAAAGCTTATAAAACCTTATCTTTCAGACAAAGCTATAGTAACACCTATAAATAAAATGGATGCTGTAACGGTAGTAGATTATATTCAAAACCTTGAAGATATAAAAAAACATCTAAAAGAATATATATCCACCAAACCACTATATATACAGATAGACGTAAAAGCTGTTGAGATAAGCAAAGACTATCAGAAACAATTAGGCTTAGGCATAGGCGGTTCTTACGCAGGTAGAGGTATCACGATTTTAAATACCAGCAATTTTAATCCAACAAGTCCACTGGCAAATGCTTTTAGTTTTATAGGTAGTGGTGGTAGCCCAGAGGTTACAGCTACACCTATAAACGCTCCTAACGGTTTGATATCAGGCATATATTCAGAAGGCAAGTTTCATGTCCTAGGTTTTGAGATTCAAGCGTTAGAATCTATAAACAAAGCAAAGAGCGTTTTCAAAAGTACTTTGTTAGCTATGAATGATCAGCCAACGTCTTTAACCCAAGGCATTGAATATCCATTTACCACAATATCAACTCCGGGCCAAGCAGTGCCTACAGTTACATTACAGAATGTTCTTAACTCCATAAAAGTTACACCTCAAGTGCTGCCTAATGGTAAAATATTGCTAAATATAAATATTCAAAACATGTCTTTAGGTCCTTTAGCGGCCAATGGACAACCTACTATAAACCAAAATAGCAACTCTCTATCGATAGTTTTATCTGACGGCGCAACTTTAGCGATAGGAGGAGTGGGGCTTAAGAATGAAAGCAATGGTTTACAAGGAATACCAGGATTGGATAAGGTTCCAATTGTTGGTAATATTGGTATGACAAAAAACGAATCAAAAAATAACACAAATCTTTTTATATTCATAACCGCTAAGAGGGTTGAGAAATGA
- a CDS encoding MBL fold metallo-hydrolase, whose product MERILFENSEHKFILLGFSEAANEDGVPTNQYLIVNNGKGILLDPGGFGLYPKLSQRLLKYLDSTEDLVAIFLSHQDPDVAGGVGTWLRVFMDAKVYMSHVWHRFIPHYNIDDPSSFISIDDNGGIIKVGDANLLVVPAYFNHSPGNLNLYDPISNILFSGDIGAGAQGCPHNDVWVTDWPIYKRCITPFHTRYMSSNKTLRLWVNYVRELNPHIIAPQHGYLYSGDNINNLLDFLWELKCGVDIAEEFYPKTLDKNKIL is encoded by the coding sequence ATGGAAAGGATTTTATTTGAAAACTCCGAACATAAATTTATACTTTTAGGATTTAGCGAAGCTGCCAACGAAGATGGTGTGCCAACAAATCAATATCTGATAGTAAACAATGGTAAAGGTATACTATTAGATCCAGGAGGATTTGGTTTATATCCAAAACTATCTCAAAGGCTGTTAAAATATCTGGACTCTACCGAAGACCTTGTGGCTATCTTTTTATCCCATCAAGATCCTGACGTAGCTGGAGGCGTTGGCACATGGTTAAGAGTATTTATGGATGCAAAAGTATACATGTCTCATGTGTGGCATAGGTTTATCCCTCATTATAATATAGACGATCCTTCATCGTTTATTTCTATAGATGACAATGGGGGTATTATAAAAGTAGGAGATGCTAATCTATTGGTAGTACCAGCTTATTTCAATCATTCGCCAGGAAATTTGAATTTGTACGATCCCATATCAAACATACTTTTTTCTGGAGATATCGGTGCTGGTGCTCAAGGCTGTCCTCATAACGATGTATGGGTAACAGATTGGCCTATTTACAAAAGATGTATTACACCATTTCATACAAGATATATGTCTTCAAACAAGACTTTAAGGTTGTGGGTAAATTATGTAAGAGAACTAAATCCGCATATCATCGCTCCTCAGCATGGATATTTGTATAGCGGTGATAATATAAATAACTTGTTAGATTTCTTATGGGAATTAAAATGTGGTGTAGATATAGCTGAGGAATTTTATCCTAAAACATTGGATAAAAACAAGATTTTATGA